A DNA window from Janibacter sp. A1S7 contains the following coding sequences:
- a CDS encoding helix-turn-helix domain-containing protein, translating into MANDYTRFLRGRRAILGMSQRDLAQASGVKQPLIAAIESGRRHPSQPSRAAIDDAVAMRPSVALAARRQQVRDIFARAGLPEPTVFGSVARGCDRTDSDIDLMVDFTDRHDIVDLLTLEAELSALLTFPVDLVDARMRGVVTGSGAIEAVAL; encoded by the coding sequence ATGGCCAACGACTACACACGCTTCCTGCGCGGGCGACGCGCGATTCTCGGCATGTCGCAACGGGACCTCGCCCAGGCGTCCGGGGTCAAGCAACCGTTGATCGCCGCAATCGAGTCGGGGCGGCGGCACCCGTCGCAACCGTCGCGGGCAGCGATCGATGACGCTGTGGCGATGCGCCCCTCGGTGGCGCTGGCCGCACGACGCCAGCAGGTTCGCGACATCTTCGCCCGTGCGGGTCTTCCGGAGCCCACGGTGTTCGGGTCCGTGGCGCGTGGCTGCGATCGTACCGACTCCGACATCGACTTGATGGTGGACTTCACTGATCGACACGACATCGTCGACCTGCTGACGCTGGAGGCCGAGCTCTCGGCCCTGCTCACCTTTCCGGTGGACTTGGTCGACGCCCGGATGCGCGGGGTGGTCACGGGCAGCGGAGCCATCGAGGCTGTTGCACTGTGA
- a CDS encoding L-serine ammonia-lyase — protein MALSVFDLFSIGIGPSSSHTVGPMRAAVTFGETLREEGVLDRVHRVKGELFGSLGATGHGHGSNTAVLLGLSGERPEECDPRSVAGRLAGIRESGRLSLLGEHEIAFDADEDIVLHRRKTLPLHPNGMTFTAWGEGEEPISSHTYYSVGGGFVIGEDASGSTKVVADTTPVAHPFTTGDQLLAICEETGLSIAQVMLENEKSWRTEEQVRAELLHIWSVMQECIDNGVRSEGVLPGGLKVRRRAPELSRRLRAEGTNDDPLRGMDWLTLYALAVNEENAAGGRVVTAPTNGAAGIIPAVLRYYVDFVPGADDDGVCRFLLTAAAIGVVYKENASISGAEVGCQGEVGSACSMAAGAMAAVLGGSAAQVENAAEIGMEHNLGLTCDPVGGLVQIPCIERNAVAAVKAITAARTALRGDGSHVVSLDKVVKTMRETGRDMKVKYKETARGGLAVNVIEC, from the coding sequence GTGGCACTCAGTGTCTTCGACCTCTTCTCGATCGGCATCGGCCCGTCGAGCTCGCACACCGTCGGTCCGATGCGGGCGGCGGTGACCTTCGGTGAGACCCTCCGCGAGGAGGGCGTCCTCGACCGGGTCCACCGGGTCAAGGGCGAGCTCTTCGGTTCGCTCGGCGCGACCGGCCACGGGCACGGCTCCAACACCGCCGTCCTGCTGGGCCTGTCCGGCGAGCGCCCCGAGGAGTGCGACCCGCGATCCGTCGCCGGGAGGCTGGCCGGGATCCGCGAGTCCGGTCGTCTCTCCCTGCTCGGCGAGCACGAGATCGCCTTCGACGCGGACGAGGACATCGTCCTGCACCGCCGCAAGACGCTGCCGCTGCACCCCAACGGGATGACCTTCACCGCGTGGGGCGAGGGCGAGGAGCCGATCAGCAGCCACACGTACTACTCCGTCGGCGGCGGCTTCGTCATCGGCGAGGACGCGTCCGGATCGACGAAGGTCGTCGCCGACACGACCCCGGTCGCGCATCCCTTCACCACCGGCGACCAGCTGCTCGCGATCTGCGAGGAGACCGGCCTGTCGATCGCCCAGGTGATGCTGGAGAACGAGAAGTCCTGGCGCACCGAGGAGCAGGTGCGCGCCGAGCTGCTGCACATCTGGTCGGTCATGCAGGAGTGCATCGACAACGGCGTGCGCAGCGAGGGTGTGCTGCCCGGTGGCCTGAAGGTCCGCCGTCGCGCGCCGGAACTCTCCCGCCGGCTGCGCGCCGAGGGCACCAACGACGACCCACTGCGCGGGATGGACTGGCTGACCCTGTACGCGCTGGCGGTCAACGAGGAGAACGCCGCGGGTGGCCGCGTGGTCACGGCACCGACGAACGGCGCGGCGGGCATCATCCCCGCGGTGCTGCGCTACTACGTCGACTTCGTGCCGGGCGCCGACGACGACGGCGTCTGCCGCTTCCTGCTCACCGCTGCTGCGATCGGCGTGGTCTACAAGGAGAACGCGTCGATCTCCGGCGCCGAGGTCGGCTGCCAGGGCGAAGTCGGCTCGGCCTGCTCGATGGCGGCCGGCGCGATGGCTGCGGTCCTCGGTGGCTCGGCCGCCCAGGTGGAGAACGCCGCCGAGATCGGCATGGAGCACAACCTCGGCCTGACCTGCGACCCCGTCGGTGGGCTCGTGCAGATCCCCTGCATCGAGCGCAACGCCGTCGCCGCGGTGAAGGCGATCACGGCGGCGCGCACCGCCCTTCGCGGGGACGGCTCGCACGTGGTCT
- a CDS encoding DUF86 domain-containing protein, producing MTANPDDGARVQRRLDDLSMFGGDAAYTVSLGIDAYLADSSQGRVLRNSGRHILIQVATVAEKLPADFKQAHDSVDWIALARMRNLITHHYDKVDDRLVFAALERRIPTLLDALGKST from the coding sequence GTGACCGCCAACCCGGACGACGGTGCACGCGTTCAGCGTCGACTCGATGACTTGTCCATGTTCGGCGGTGACGCTGCCTACACGGTGAGCCTCGGTATCGACGCCTATCTCGCCGACAGCTCACAAGGTCGGGTGCTGCGTAACAGCGGTCGGCACATCCTCATCCAGGTGGCGACGGTGGCCGAGAAGTTGCCGGCAGACTTCAAGCAGGCTCACGACTCCGTCGACTGGATCGCTCTCGCCCGCATGCGCAACCTCATCACCCATCACTACGACAAGGTGGATGATCGCTTGGTGTTCGCCGCCTTGGAGCGTCGGATCCCCACCCTGCTCGATGCCTTGGGGAAATCGACCTGA